From a single Ovis aries strain OAR_USU_Benz2616 breed Rambouillet chromosome 23, ARS-UI_Ramb_v3.0, whole genome shotgun sequence genomic region:
- the BCL2 gene encoding apoptosis regulator Bcl-2 isoform X3, with translation MAHAGGTGYDNREIVMKYIHYKLSQRGYEWEAGAAGAAPPGAAPAPGILSSQPGRAPAPSRTSPPPPPAAAAGPAPSPVPPVVHLTLRQAGDDFSRRYRRDFAEMSSQLHLTPFTARGRFATVVEELFRDGVNWGRIVAFFEFGGVMCVESVNREMSPLVDSIALWMTEYLNRHLHAWIQDNGGWVGATLPSG, from the coding sequence ATGGCGCACGCGGGGGGCACAGGCTACGATAACCGCGAGATCGTGATGAAGTACATCCACTACAAGCTGTCGCAGCGGGGCTACGAGTGGGAAGCCGGAGCCGCGGGCGCCGCGCCCCCCGGGGCCGCCCCCGCGCCGGGCATCCTGTCCTCGCAGCCCGGCCGCGCGCCCGCGCCCTCCAGGAcctccccgccgccgcccccggccgccgccgccgggccTGCGCCCAGCCCGGTGCCACCTGTGGTCCACCTGACCCTGCGCCAGGCCGGCGATGACTTCTCTCGGCGCTACCGCCGCGACTTCGCCGAGATGTCCAGCCAGCTGCACCTGACGCCCTTCACCGCGAGGGGACGCTTCGCCACGGTGGTGGAGGAGCTCTTCAGGGACGGGGTGAACTGGGGGCGCATCGTGGCCTTCTTTGAGTTCGGAGGGGTCATGTGTGTGGAGAGCGTCAACCGGGAGATGTCGCCCCTGGTGGACAGCATCGCCCTGTGGATGACCGAGTACCTGAACCGGCACCTGCACGCCTGGATCCAGGACAACGGAGGCTGG